In one Brienomyrus brachyistius isolate T26 chromosome 12, BBRACH_0.4, whole genome shotgun sequence genomic region, the following are encoded:
- the znf219 gene encoding zinc finger protein 219 encodes MDSPPESVLALSCEPLPTSPTLPSLDHSPLDLHNCSPPPFQISSFPCEEDNEEEEEDENEEKEISAPPSPTPAVALFPGDQEAQSPSPDNSPPDMHLEPIPLRGALPGFGALELALSSTQDPSCSDELDLQLFHNGRPSGEEGERSGGDGAGTQVTSPALKFPCKVCGKRFRFNSILSLHARAHILERERASFVCQCCGFRASSRASLAVHMKGHHNQSRAPEPANRSPMGGCSVSSPGTSETLSTLSPLISAGETAQLTPPLMEEAAPVTTASTDDVGSSASVAFRCHACKGKFRTASELSRHVRILHNPYKCTMCPFSASREEDLASHLQESHPALSPVEAAESDATPAVSAVPPPPPPAFCCETCGQRFTQSWFLKGHMRKHKDSLDHKCQVCGRGFKEPWFLKNHMKVHLNKLGLKTGLSSTVSDDQTKTPAGGQALGTLYSSVLLAHGAGGAGETGGGGGRVDREALAKLAAAGSSEAGGSAKVSLLGYLGLPGDGGAASCMERLQAVAQVAEMSSGGGGAGGLGDQAAVWHMVAHSLAAAQQQQHQHQHQHQQQHQQQQRPRQRKHRSSVAGEAEQVRAYLGGLMSREVPPGASWECPDCGKLFRSLQQAVAHARVHTQRPPKREDSGKRRSGGERGARGGSEGRADIPKAPGSQQQATGTAVGTVAAGGFHAMMSHFQGENGLRSISSGQPAGPKERVRGTGVKDCPYCGKAFRSSHHLKVHLRVHTGERPYKCPHCDYAGTQSGSLKYHLQRHHREQRSSSGGSNASSAAPTRNAPLTPGSGSPYGQHGSKQRCSTSSQSSFRRVESPKHGQPWHAGPSERRERRGSQRSGGKGVHREAEDFHYIPGVMGGLYLGGSEGSWGGEGPHGKLPKVSRRKPASTSRMVPTNGQMEGSRPRGPLERFEPLDLSRRPSPGQGSEDDGGAVTLNQCLFCPFRTSSAELMAMHLQVNHTSKSRRKRSLMGETWTHREVAKPALHAGADPVALWKSWRNDGWASSAAVRPNGCLREGPRAKMKSNSTVETNPDSTTVRSMYECDDEEEEVEEEEEEEEMEGDKEAESSSLGDSPKTEGTVIHSPALGFEESTPVVERGEAN; translated from the exons ATGGATTCACCCCCAGAGTCTGTTCTGGCTCTCTCCTGTGAGCCCCTCCCAACTTCCCCCACACTTCCATCCTTGGACCATAGTCCTCTGGACCTCCACAATTGCTCTCCTCCACCTTTTCAGATCTCCTCCTTTCCTTGCGAGGAAGAcaatgaggaggaagaggaagatgagAATGAAGAGAAGGAAATttctgcacccccctcccccacccctgcaGTTGCACTGTTCCCAGGAGACCAGGAGGCACAGAGTCCTTCACCAGACAACAGCCCTCCAGACATGCACCTGGAACCCATTCCCCTGAGGGGAGCGCTCCCAGGATTCGGGGCTCTGGAGCTGGCCTTGTCCTCTACCCAGGACCCCAGCTGCAGCGATGAGCTGGACCTACAGCTCTTCCACAACGGCCGTCCAAGTGGGGAGGAGGGTGAACGGAGTGGGGGGGACGGAGCAGGGACACAGGTGACATCGCCTGCGCTCAAGTTCCCCTGTAAGGTGTGCGGGAAAAGGTTCCGATTCAACAGCATCCTGTCCCTGCACGCTCGTGCTCACATCTTGGAACGGGAGCGCGCCTCTTTCGTCTGCCAGTGCTGTGGGTTCCGGGCTTCCAGTAGGGCCTCGCTTGCCGTACACATGAAGGGGCACCACAATCAGAGTCGAGCACCAGAGCCAGCCAATCGGAGCCCTATGGGGGGGTGCTCTGTAAGCTCACCAGGAACCAGCGAGACCCTGTCTACCCTTAGTCCGCTCATCTCTGCTGGTGAGACCGCACAGTTGACCCCACCTCTCATGGAAGAAGCTGCCCCCGTCACCACTGCTTCCACAGATGATGTTGGCTCTTCCGCCTCCGTTGCCTTCCGGTGCCACGCCTGCAAGGGCAAGTTTCGTACGGCGTCTGAACTGTCGCGGCACGTCCGCATCCTCCACAACCCCTACAAGTGCACCATGTGTCCGTTCTCAGCCAGCAGAGAAGAGGATCTGGCTTCGCACCTGCAGGAGAGCCACCCAGCCTTGTCCCCAGTGGAGGCTGCTGAAAGCGACGCGACCCCTGCCGTGTCtgctgtgcccccacccccgcctcctGCATTTTGCTGCGAGACCTGTGGTCAGCGCTTCACCCAGTCCTGGTTCCTCAAGGGCCACATGCGGAAGCACAAGGACTCTCTCGACCATAAATGCCAGGTCTGTGGACGTGGCTTCAAGGAACCCTGGTTCCTGAAGAACCATATGAAGGTGCACCTCAACAAACTAGGGCTTAAAACCGGCCTGAGTAGCACAGTGTCTGATGACCAGACCAAAACCCCCGCTGGAGGCCAGGCTTTGGGGACACTTTACTCAAGTGTACTCCTGGCTCATGGAGCAGGAGGTGCTGGTGAAacagggggaggaggagggagagtaGATAGGGAAGCCCTCGCGAAGCTGGCTgcagcagggagcagtgaggcaGGAGGTTCAGCTAAAGTCTCCTTGTTGGGATACCTGGGGCTCCCGGGTGACGGCGGTGCGGCCAGCTGCATGGAGAGGCTTCAGGCTGTGGCGCAGGTAGCGGAGATGAgcagcgggggagggggagcaggCGGATTGGGGGATCAGGCGGCTGTGTGGCATATGGTGGCCCACAGCCTGGCTGCTGCCCAACAGCAACAGCATCAGCACCAGCATCAGCACCAGCAACAGCATCAGCAACAGCAGAGACCCAGGCAGCGCAAACACAGGAGCTCAGTGGCCGGAGAGGCAGAGCAAGTGCGGGCCTACCTGGGGGGGCTCATGTCCAGGGAAGTGCCGCCGGGGGCTTCGTGGGAATGCCCCGACTGTGGCAAGCTCTTCCGGAGCCTGCAGCAGGCTGTGGCGCATGCCCGAGTTCATACGCAAAGGCCACCAAAGAGGGAGGACAGCGGGAAGAGGCGCAGCGGTGGAGAAAGAGGAGCTAGGGGAGGCAGCGAGGGGAGGGCAGACATCCCCAAGGCCCCAGGGAGCCAGCAGCAAGCAACAGGAACAGCTGTGGGTACAGTGGCCGCTGGAGGATTCCACGCTATGATGTCACACTTCCAAG GTGAGAATGGTCTGAGGAGCATCTCCTCTGGTCAGCCTGCAGGCCCCAAGGAGCGGGTAAGAGGTACAGGGGTGAAGGACTGTCCTTACTGTGGCAAAGCCTtccggtcctcccaccacttaAAAGTGCATCTCCGAGTGCACACTG GGGAGAGACCATACAAATGTCCCCACTGTGATTATGCTGGGACCCAGTCCGGCTCCTTGAAATACCACCTACAGAGGCATCACCGGGAACAGAGAAGCTCTTCAGGTGGCAGTAATGCCTCCAGTGCAGCCCCAACACGAAATGCCCCCCTGACACCTGGCTCTGGGAGCCCCTATGGTCAGCACGGCTCCAAGCAACGCTGCTCCACCTCCTCCCAGAGCTCCTTTAGGAGGGTGGAGTCACCCAAGCACGGTCAGCCGTGGCATGCAGGTCCATCAGAGCGCAGAGAGCGAAGGGGTTCCCAAAGGAGTGGCGGTAAGGGAGTGCACAGGGAGGCGGAGGACTTCCATTACATTCCTGGGGTCATGGGGGGACTTTACCTTGGGGGATCTGAGGGCAGCTGGGGTGGGGAAGGTCCCCATGGCAAGCTGCCGAAGGTGTCCCGCCGTAAACCAGCAAGCACCAGCCGCATGGTCCCCACCAACGGCCAGATGGAAGGCAGCAGGCCTAGAGGGCCACTGGAGCGATTTGAGCCTTTGGACCTTTCCCGTCGACCCTCCCCAGGTCAGGGTTCTGAAGACGATGGAGGGGCGGTCACCCTGAACCAGTGCCTCTTTTGTCCCTTCCGCACCTCCTCCGCAGAGCTGATGGCGATGCACTTGCAAGTCAACCACACCAGCAAGTCCCGACGCAAGAGGAGCCTGATGGGGGAGACCTGGACCCACAGAGAGGTCGCAAAACCAGCCCTTCATGCTGGGGCGGACCCTGTCGCCCTCTGGAAGTCCTGGAGGAATGATGGCTGGGCCAGTAGTGCAGCAGTGAGACCTAATGGCTGCTTACGGGAAGGACCGAGAGCTAAGATGAAATCAAACTCAACCGTTGAAACTAACCCTGACTCTACAACTGTCCGAAGCATGTATGAGTGCGACGACGAGGAGGAAGAAgtagaagaggaggaagaagaggaagagatgGAAGGAGACAAGGAGGCAGAAAGCAGTAGTTTAGGTGATTCCCCCAAGACTGAGGGAACAGTAATCCATTCCCCAGCCTTAGGGTTTGAGGAGAGCACCCCCGTGGTAGAGAGGGGTGAGGCCAATTAA